In Acanthopagrus latus isolate v.2019 chromosome 16, fAcaLat1.1, whole genome shotgun sequence, one DNA window encodes the following:
- the vcpkmt gene encoding protein-lysine methyltransferase METTL21D — translation MAADADDSHYFVREIEKNDGCVLKVKQCYLGDVGCVVWDAAIVLAKYLETKQFHDPSSGVNVWAGRRVVELGAGTGAVGLMAASLGAQVTVTDLEDLQTLLRVNIQENQALLSSGSVTAKVLQWGEDVSEFMPPPHYILMADCIYYEQSIIPLVESLKLLSGPDTCIICCYEQRTEGVNPKVERQFFKLLQQDFSCEEIPSEKQDPEFSCPDIHILHIRRKV, via the exons ATGGCGGCCGACGCAGACGACAGTCATTACTTTGTGAGAGAAATTGAGAAGAACGACGGCTGTGTCTTAAAGGTGAAGCAGTGCTACTTGGGAGATGTCGGCTGTGTCGTCTGGGATGCCGCCATTGTTCTGGCGAAATATTTAGAGACGAAGCAGTTTCATGACCCGTCCTCAGGGGTGAACGTGTGGGCTGGCAGGAGGGTAGTGGAGCTAGGAGCTGGGACAGGAGCTGTTGGTCTGATGGCAGCATCACTGGG AGCTCAGGTGACTGTGACAGATCTTGAGGATTTGCAGACCCTCCTGAGGGTGAACATCCAGGAAAACCAGGCACTTCTCAGTAGCGGATCAGTTACTGCCAAGGTACTGCAATG GGGTGAGGATGTGTCTGAGTTCATGCCACCCCCACATTATATCCTAATGGCAGACTGCATCTATTACGAGCAG TCAATTATTCCGCTGGTGGAGAGCCTGAAGCTGCTCTCCGGACCAGACACCTGCATTATTTGCTGCTACGAGCAGCGCACCGAGGGCGTCAACCCAAAGGTGGAAAGGCAGTTCTTCAAG TTGCTGCAACAAGACTTCAGCTGTGAGGAGATCCCATCAGAGAAGCAAGACCCTGAGTTTAGCTGTCCAGACATCCACATCCTGCACATCCGAAGAAAAGTCTGA